From Candidatus Liberimonas magnetica:
AAAAGAAGCGGAGGAGGATTGCCCTGTTTTGTCCAGCTGTCCATCGCCTTATTTGATGCCCTCATGTCTTCAAACCTGATGTTATCAAGTATAAGCAAAATATTGTGATCGGAATGTTCTTTTGTATCTTCTCCGCTTGCTTTTGAACCGTATAAAATAACGGATTTTAAGCTATTGCCAAAAATATTTTTCATCTCTTCAACAAATTTCTCTAGATCATTCATTTTTTACCCCTTATCAATAAATCCGAAATCCGAAGCACGAAATCCGAATAAAACTACAAACAGAAAATACTTCAAAAATCAAATAAATTCAACTTAATTAAGGCTTATGCCTTTTTTGTTTGCAGTTTTGGGTATTCGATATTTTTTCGGATTTCGATATTCGAAATTCGTATTTCTATTTCTGCTGGCTACATTTACCACCCTCTTGACGATCCGCCGCCGCCGCTCATACCGCCGCCAAACCCTCCGAAACCGCCGCCGAAACCGCCGCCGAAACCCGAAGAACGTCCTCCGCCCAGGCCAAGGAAAAACAGAAATAACATGGGGTTGTTAATGAACAATATGACAATCAGTACTAATAATACCAAATTAAGCAATGACTTTAAAAGGCTTGGCCTTTGCGGCTGAAGGTTTCTTGTATACTCATCTTTACCGGTAAGTTCTACTCCCTGGTCTTTAGCAATAGTAAATGCAACAGCCAGAGTACCAAGCATCAGCCCTTTTCCATAATTTCCTTTTTTGAATTCAGGTATTACATACGAATCCAGGATACTCCCTACAAGCCCGTCGGGGAGTATGCCTTCAAGCCCGTAGCCGACTTCTATCCTTACTTTCTTATCTTCTATGGCTGCAAGTATCAATATCCCGTTATCTTTTCCCTTTTTGCCAATACCCCACTCTTCAAAAAGATTTACAGAAGCCTCATCTATCGAGCCCCCTTCCAGGTTCTTCAGAGTCACAACGGATATCTGTGACGATGTTTTCTGCTCAAGTTCGGCGATAACTGCCGACATTTTTTCTTTATTCTCGGAGTCTATAACGCCTGCAAAGTCATTTATCCACCCGCTCGGTTTAGGGTACTTAAAGGCTAGGGATATACTTATTAAGCTTGTTAATAAAATTATAACGAAAGATACTTTTTTCATGGCATTTTAATCCTAAATTAAGACTTATAACTTAGGGTTGATATTTAAATGAGCCTTTTATTTTTAGATTTTTATTTGGACATCAGAATTGAGAAATGACAATCAAGTTAGGTTATCCTATAATCCGTTCTATTTCTTTTACGATACTACTTACCTCACCCAGCCGCCCGATACCTGACTCGCCGCAGGCAAGGTCTCCTTCCTGAGGTTCTACAAATTTATAGCCGTATTTTTTCAGCACGCTCAAATTATTTTTTGTCGCAGGGTGCAGCCACATATTCTGGTTCATTGCAGGGCATAACAAAACAGGGGATTTTGTGCTCAACACCGTGCTCGTAACCAGGTCCCCGGCACGGCCGCAGCTCAGCCTTGATAACGTATCTGCCGTAGCAGGCACTATTACTACGATATCGGCTTTTTTAGCAAGCGAAATATGTTCGATGTCCGTTTCATATTCATCGAACATATCTTCATACACTTTATTTTGAGACAGAGTTCTAAGTGTCAACGGAGTCACAAAACGTGCCCCGTTAGCCGTCAAGATGCACGTAACATCAGCTCCTTTTTTCTTTAAAACCCTGACCAAGAGAGGCACCTTGTAGGCGCTTATTCCGC
This genomic window contains:
- a CDS encoding TPM domain-containing protein; the encoded protein is MKKVSFVIILLTSLISISLAFKYPKPSGWINDFAGVIDSENKEKMSAVIAELEQKTSSQISVVTLKNLEGGSIDEASVNLFEEWGIGKKGKDNGILILAAIEDKKVRIEVGYGLEGILPDGLVGSILDSYVIPEFKKGNYGKGLMLGTLAVAFTIAKDQGVELTGKDEYTRNLQPQRPSLLKSLLNLVLLVLIVILFINNPMLFLFFLGLGGGRSSGFGGGFGGGFGGFGGGMSGGGGSSRGW